The Verrucomicrobiota bacterium genome contains the following window.
CCGTGGCCGCGCGAAGTCATCGACTTCGTCCAGCGGCACAACATCACCACAGTGCGTGGATGCTGGGATGAGGGCATCGGCCTCGAACGCTCGGATTGCGGCTGCAGCTGTGGGAGCAAGAGGTGTTTGCGCTGCTCCTGGGCGCAGGCAAAATCAACGACGAGGTCGTCGCCAACATCCGTTCCTGGAAACATTCGGGCTTCAGCGTGGACCAGAGCGTGCGCTTGGAGGC
Protein-coding sequences here:
- a CDS encoding metallophosphoesterase, with product MKSPEPPPLPQTPAGEHIAILSCIHGNMAALEAVWDDLQARKVDRVICLGDLVGYGPWPREVIDFVQRHNITTVRGCWDEGIGLERSDCGCSCGSKRCLRCSWAQAKSTTRSSPTSVPGNIRASAWTRACAWR